ACGAAGAAGTCGAACGGATTGACCACGGTCATCTGCGCCGTGAAATCGACCTCGAACTTAAGCTCGGTGGTCTTCTCCGGAAAGACGTAGCGCGCGAGCCAGTTGCCTTGCGGATCCTGCTGCCAGTTCACGAAATGATTTGAGGGCGTGACCTTGAGCGAGTAGCTCAGGATCGGCGTTCGCGTGTGCGGTGCCGGCCGCAGGCGGATGGTCTGCGGACCAAGGTCGATCGGGCGGTCGTATTTGTAGTGCGTGACATGATGTAGTGCGACGTAGATCGACACGGGGTGCGGTGCTCCAGCAGCATTTTTGAGCAGAACACCGCTGGTGACCTCGATCAAGCACTAACAACGGGCAGTGCGTGCCTACGGCACGGGCGAATGGTAAGTGGCGAATCGCGAGTAGCCAAAGGTTTGCCTTATTCGCTACTCCCTATTCGCCATTCGCCCCCGTTCACATCGTCGCGCCTAGCACCCAAGGCGCGAACTCGGCGCCGCCGAAATCGAAGCTCTCGCTCTTGGTCGGCTGGCCCGAGGCCGTCTTGAGGATGAGCTCGAAGATGCGCTGGCCGCACTGCTCGACGCTCTCCTCGCCTTCGAGGATGGTGCCGCAATTGACGTCCATGTCCTCTTCCATGCGCTTGTACATCGGCGTGTTGGTCGCAAGCTTGATCGAGGGCGCGGGCTTGCAGCCGAACACGCTGCCGCGGCCGGTGGTGAAGCAGACGAGATTGGCGCCGCCGGCGACCTGCCCGGTGGCCGCGACAGGGTCATAGCCGGGCGTATCCATGAAGACAAAACCCTTCTTGGTGATGGGCTCCGCGTAGCGCAACACCTCGACGAGATTGGTGGTACCGGCCTTCGCCATCGCGCCGAGCGATTTTTCGAGAATGGTGGTGAGACCGCCGGCCTTGTTGCCGGGGCTCGGATTGGCATTCATCTCGGCACCTTCGCGCTCGGTGTATTCGTCCCACCAGCGCATCAGATCGACCAGCTTCTCGCCAACCTCGCGGCTGACGGCGCGGCGCGTCAGCAGATGCTCGGCGCCGTAGGTCTCCGGTGTCTCCGACAGGATCACGGTGCCGCCGTGACGCACGATGAGATCGCTGGCAGCACCGAGCGCGGGATTGGCGGATACGCCGGAATAGCCGTCGGAGCCGCCGCATTGCAGCGCCACCGTCAGCTCGCTCGCCGGCACTGTTTCGCGCTTCACCTTGTTCGCATCGGCCAGCGCCTCGCGCACGAAGGCGATGCCCGCCTCGACCGTCTTGCGGGTGCCGCCGACCTCCTGGATGTCCATCGCGCGCAGGCGGCCGGCGAGCTTCTGCTCTTCCATCAAGCCGCCGATCTGGTTCACCTCGCAGCCGAGGCCGAGCACGATGACATGTGAGAAGTTGACGTGACGCGCATAACCGCCGAGCGTGCGGCGAAGCAGCGCCAGCGGCTCGTTCTGCGTCATGCCGCAGCCGGTCTTGTGGGTCAGCGCGACCACGCCGTCGACATTGGGGAAATCGGCCAGCGGATTATCGCCGGTGAAGGGATTCTTCTTGAAGACGTCGGCGACGAGGCTGGCCACATGCGCGCTGCAATTCACCGAGGTGAGGATGCCGATATAGTTGCGCGTCGCGACGCGGCCGTCCGGGCGGCGGATGCCTTCGAACGTCGCCGGCAGGTCGAAGTTCGGCGTCGGCTTGACGTCGGCGCAATAGGCATAGTCCTTGGAGAAATCACCCATGCCGCAGTTCTGCACGTGCACATGCTGGCCAGGCGCGATCGGCACCGTCGCAAAGCCGATGATCTGGCCGTAGCGCTTGATCGGCTCGCCCACGGCGATCGGCTTGATCGCGACCTTGTGGCCCGAGGGAATGCGCTCGACCGTGGTCACGCCGTCGGCGACCACCGTGCCCGACGGCAGGCTCGCGCGCGCGATCAGCACGCCATCATCGGAATGCAGGCGGATGACGGGGCTGATGGTCATGGCAGTTCTCCTTCGGAGGCGAATAGCGAGTGGTGGTGCCGAATGGAAAAAAGGGAGTAGCCTTGTATTCGCTACTCCCCATTGCCATTCGCGAGTTCTTAGGCCTTGCCGCCGGAATCCTTGCGGGTCGCGTTGACCTGCATCTTGGCGTAGGTGGTCATCATGCCCACCTCGTTGGACAACGTCACCAGCTTGAAGCCCATGTTGATGGCGCGCGCCGCGCCTTCGGCGCCGCTGCAATGGATGCCCGGGTTGAGGCCGCGCTTGCCGCACTCCTTGATGATCTTCTCGTAGATCGCGAGAATCTCCGGCTCGCTGCGGTCGAGCTTCGGCTCGAGGCCGTAGGAGAAGCCGAGGTCGGACGGGCCGATATAGACGCCGTCGATGCCTTCGACGTCGAAGATCGCTTCCATGTTCTCGACCGCGGTCCTGGTCTCCATCATCGGCAGCAGCACGATGTCGTCGTTGGCCGTCTTCTGGTAGGAGCCCGCGGTGCCGTACATGCCGGCGCGGATCGGACCGTTGGAGCGCACGCCCTTCGGCGGATACTTCGAATAGGAGACCAGGTTCCTGGCTTCCTGCGGCGTATTGACCATCGGGCAGATCACGCCATAGGCGCCGCCGTCGAGCACCTTGCCGATGATGCCGGGCTCGTTCCAGGGCACGCGGACCATCGGAGTGACCGGATGCTTGTCCATGGCCTGGAAGCACTGCACCATCGACAGATAGTCCTGCACGCCATGCTGCATGTCGACGGTGACGCTGTCGAAGCCGCATTGCGCGACCATTTCGGCCGAGAAGCCGGAGGGTATAGCGAGCCACGCGTTGACCACGGCCTTGCCCGACTTCCAGATTTCCTTGACCTTGTTCGCCACGTTGCCTTCCTTCTTTGTTGTTTAGACCGTGTTATTTGACCTTCGTCACCATGACGAGCGCCGCGATCGTACGATCCTGCTGTTACCGCGAACCGGATCGCCGCGCTACGCTTGCAATGGCGCAAGACCTATGCGGTCGCGCTCTGGATGCTGACTTCGCTGACGCCGACCTCGCGGGCGGTGCTCACTATTGCCGCCCAGGTGTCATCCGGCAAGGGGATGCCGTTCCGGGTCCGCTCAGCGCGCGTTTTCCGCTCCGGATCGCCCGGAATCAGCACCTGATCGACCCCGGCCATCGGCTTGGTGGCGCGGATGAAATCGACGTAGCGCGAGACTTCGCCGTCGAAAAGGTTGGAGGTGTCGACCACCTTCGGATCGACATAGAACGCCAGCATACCATTGGCAAAGCGCCGACCGCCCGATGTGGCCCCGGTTCCGGTCAACGCGCCGCCCAAGAGTTCACACATGAAGGCGAGGCCCGACCCCTTGTGCTCGCCGAAGGCGCGGATGGCGCCGATCCCCTTGGTGTGATCCCGCGGTCCGTCCTGCGTGTAAGGACCGTAGAGCACGACCGGGTCCTCGCTTAGGGTCCCGTCGGAATCGACCAGCGCGCCCTTCGGCAGCTTCTTGCCGCCGCGGCTTGCGACCAGCACCTTGCCTTCGGCGACGACCGAGGTCGCAAAATCCAGCACGATCGGGTCCTGCCCCTCGCGCGGGATGCCGACGCAATAAGGCGCGGTCGACAGCCGTTTCTCGACGCCGCCGAACGGGGCGACCAGCAGCGAGCCCGCGGCATTGACGAAATGGACCGAGATGAGACCTTCGGCCGCGGCCATTTCGGCCCAATCGCCGACACGGCCGATATGGCCGGCATTGCGCAACGCGACCGCGGCGAGGCCCGCCTTCTTGCACTTGTCGATGCCGATCCGGACCGCCTGCGGCGTCACGGTCTGGCCATAGCCGAACTTGCCGTCGACCACCGCGAGCGAGGGCGTGTCGAGCACCACCTCCGCGTTCTGGTTGGGCACCACCGAGCCGGTCTTCTGCCAGCGGATGTAGACGGGAACGCGGATCACGCCATGGCTGTCATGGCCGGTCAGGTTCGCCGTGGTGAGGTAGGTTGCGATGCGCCTGGCTTCTTCGGGTGACGATTGCACATGCGTGAAGACTTCAGTGACGAAGTCGATCAGCCTTTGGACCTGAATGGTGACCATGACGGTCTGCTTGCCTCTGCCCAGCGCCGATTTTGCAGCGATCGGCTTGGGCAGCACTTTGAGCGAAAAAGCGCAGGGATGTCCATGGCTCCCGCCACGCGCTCGCGCATATCAGCTTTCACTCCTCGGGACTTGCCTCCTCGCCGGCGCCGAGGCTCGCGAGACTGTGTTCGAGTTCGCCGAGCATCTCCTGCAACTCGGCGAGCTTGCGCGCGCCGAAGCGCTGCGTGATCTCCGCGTAGATCGCTTCCGACGTCGGCGCCACGGAGGCCATCAGCTTCACGCCCTCCTTCGAGATCGAGACCATGCTCCGGCGCTGGTCCGCTTTCGCCGTCTTGCGCTCGATCAGGTTACGCGCCTCGAGGTCGCGCAGGATGCGCGACAGGCTCGGCCCGAGCAGGAACGCCGTGCGCGCGAGTTCCGTGACCTCGACCGCTTCGATGGCAGCCAGCGCCCGCAGGATGCGCCATTGCTGCTCGGTCAAGCCGTGCTCGCGCAGCGAGGGACGAAATTGTCGCATCACCGCCTCGCGGGCTCGCAGCAGCGACATCGGCAGTGAGCGCGAGAAATCGCGCATCGGCACCTGCCGTGCGGCAGGTCCGCCTCCGTTCGCAGGATCGGCCGGTCTCTTCACCATGACGCCCTTTCAAGCCGCAAAACGTTTGCAGTGCAGCAAGCCCAAATTGTGTTTGACGCATTCACTTAACATGTTAAGTATCTCCGGGCACCACGATTTGTAAGATCACACGCTCCAAGATCACACATGGCGCTTTCCAACGACGATATCCAAGCTTGCGCGAGGCGTCTGCACCAGGCGGAGAAGACCCGCACGCAGATCAGGCAGTTGTCGCAGGATTTTCCCGAGATCACCATTGCGGATGCCTACGCGATTCAGAAGGCCTGGGTCGACGTCAAGATCGCCGAGGGGCGCATCGTCAAAGGTCACAAGATCGGCCTGACCTCGAAGGCGATGCAGAGCGCGCTCAAGATCGACGAGCCGGATTCCGGCGTGCTGCTCGACGACATGTTCTTTGCCGATGGCGGGCTCGTGCCGACCGAACGCTTCATCGCAACGCGCGTCGAAGCCGAGCTCGCCTTCGTCATGCGCACGCGCCTCGCAGGGCCCGATTGCACGCTATTCGACGTGCTCAACGCCACCGACTTCGTCGTGCCGGCGCTGGAGATTTTGGACACGCGCATCGAACGCGTCGATCCCAAGACCAAGGCGACGCGAAAGATCTATGACACCATCGCCGACAACGCCGCGAATGCCGGCATCGTGCTCGGCGGCCGGCCGATCCGTCCGCTGGATGCTGACCTGCGCTGGATCGGTGCGCTCTGTTTCAAGAACGGCCAGCTCGAGGAAACCGGGCTTGCCGCCGGCGTGCTCAATCATCCCGCTACTGCGGTCGCCTGGCTCGCCAACAAGATCGCGCCGCTTGGGCTCGCGCTGGAGCCCGGACAAATCGTGCTCGCCGGCTCCTTCATCCGCCCGATCGAGACTCGCAAGGGCGACACAATTCAAGCCGACTATGGCGCCTACGGCTCGGTGAGCTGCTACTTCGCTTAAACCAACAAGAAGACAGGGAGTGAAACCGCGATGCCGCATTTCACGATCGAATATTCGGCCAATCTCGATGGCCGTCTCGATATGAAGCTGGTATGCGAAGTCGTGCGCAAGGCGGCGGTCGAGACCGGCATCTTCCCGCTCGGCGGCATCCGCGTCCGCGCCGTCAGGTGCGAGCACTATGCGATCGCGGATAACAGGCAGGACTACAGCTTTCTCGACATGGTGCTGCGCATCGGCGAGGGCCGCGACCTGCCGACGCGCCAGAAGGCCGGCGAGCACGTCTTCCAGGCGCTCTCGAAACATCTCGATCCGGTCTTCGCCGCCAGCAAATTCGCCCTGTCGTTCGACATGCAGATCAACGACAAGGACACGAGCTGGAAGCGCAACAACATCCACGACGCCCTGAAAGTGGAGGCCGCCCATGGATAAGCCCACGCCGAAAGCCGACGTGTTTCAGGCCAACCGCGACCGCGCAGCGCCGCTGCTGAAGACGCTGCGCGCGGACGGCATCGGCCACATGATCGACGGCAAGATCGTGCCGTCGATCTCCGGCGAGATATTTGAGACGAAATCGCCGATCGATGGCGCTGTACTCGCCAGCGTCGCGCGCGGCAATGCAGAGGATATCGACGCAGCAGCGACTGCTGCTTCACTGGCCTTCAGATCCTGGCGCGACATGGGACCGGCGATGCGAAGGAAACTGCTGCATCGTGTTGCCGACGCGATCGAGGACAATGCCGACGACATCGCTGTGCTCGAATGCATCGACACCGGCCAGGCCTACCGCTTCATGGCCAAGGCCGCGATCCGCGCCGCCGAGAATTTCCGCTTCTTCGCGGACAAATGCGCCGAGGCGCGCGACGGCCTCAACACGCCGAGCGACGAGCACTGGAATGTCTCCACGCGTGTACCGATCGGTCCCGTCGGCGTGATCACGCCGTGGAACACACCGTTCATGCTCTCGACCTGGAAGATCGCCCCTGCCCTCGCTGCGGGCTGCACCGTCGTGCACAAGCCGGCCGAATGGTCGCCGGTGACGGCCTCCGTTCTGGCGAAGCTCGTCAAGGAAGCCGGCGTTCCCGACGGCGTGCTCAACACCGTCCACGGCTTTGGTGAAGAAGCCGGCAAGGCACTGACCGAGCATCCCGCCATCAAGGCAATCGGCTTCGTCGGCGAGAGCGCAACGGGCTCGGCGATCATGATCCAGGGCGCGCCAACCCTGAAGCGCGTGCATTTCGAGCTTGGCGGCAAGAACCCGGTGATCGTGTTCGACGATGCCGATCTCGACCGTGCGCTCGATGCCGTCGTGTTCATGATCTACTCGCTCAACGGCGAGCGCTGTACCTCGTCGAGCCGCCTGCTGATCCAGCAGAACATTGCGGAGAAATTCGTGGAGAAGCTGACCGCGCGCGTGAAGGCGCTGAAGGTCGGCCACCCCCTCGATCCCGCCACCGAGATCGGGCCGCTGATCCACGAGCGTCACCTCGCAAAGGTCTGCTCCTATTTCGACATCGCACGGCAGGACGGCGCGACGATCGCGGTCGGCGGCAAGGCCTATGACGGCCCGGGCGGCGGACATTATGTCGAACCTACCTTGGTCACCGGCGCGCACGGCAAGATGCGGGTGGCGCAGGAGGAGGTGTTCGGCCCCTTCCTCACCGTACTGCCTTTCCGTGATGAGGCGGATGCGATCGAGATCGCCAACGACATCCGCTATGGCCTCACTGGCTATGTCTGGACCAATGACATGGGCCGGGGCTTGCGCGTCGCCGACGCGCTGGAGGCCGGCATGATCTGGCTGAACTCGGAAAACGTCCGCCACCTGCCGACCCCGTTCGGCGGCATGAAGGCCTCGGGCATCGGCCGCGACGGCGGCGACTATTCGTTCGACTTCTACATGGAAACCAAGCACGTCTCGCTGGCGCGGGGCACGCACAAGATTCAGAAGCTGGGAATTTAGAGCCACCGTCGTTCCGGGGCGGCGCGAAGCGTCGAATCCGGAACCTCGAGATTCCGGGTTCGGTCCTGACGGACCGCCCCGGAATGACAGACCGAGGGGAAACGCCAATGCCCGTACCGCAACACATCTTCGAGCCGCCGTTCAACATCATCCGCTCGAGCCATGTCGTGCTCGACGTGACCGATTTGAAGCTGAGCCGCGAGTTCTACGAGACCACCGTCGGCCTGCATGTCGAGGATGCCGACGACAACGCGGTGTATTTGCGCGCCGCCGAGGAGCATCAGCATCACTCGCTGGTGCTGCGGAAAGCCGCGGCGCCGGCCTGTAACAGGCTCGGCTTCAAGGTCGGCAACGACAAAGACCTCGACAAGGCCGCCGCGTTCCTCTCCGAGAACGGCCTTGGCTACGCCTTCGTCGACCAGCCGTTCCAGGGCCGCACTCTGCAATTCACCGATCCCTTCGGCTTTCAGATCGAGCTCTATGCGGCGATGGACCGCCGGCCGCATCTTTTGCGCCGCTATGATCTCTACCGGGGCTGCCACCCGCAGCGGCTTGACCATTTCAACGTCTTCGCTGCCGAGGTGCAGGACACCGTCGAGTTCTACGCCCGGCTTGGCTTCCGTCTCACCGAATACGCCGAGGAGGACGGGCCGAACGGCCGCATCGCCGCCGCCTGGATGCATCGCAAGGGCAACGTCCACGATTTTGCAATCACCAACGGCAAGGGCCCTCGCCTGCATCACTTCGCCTATTGGACGCCGACGGCGATGAACATCATCCATCTCTGCGATGTCATGGCCTCGCAAGGTTTTGTGAAGAACATCGAGCGCGGGCCCGGACGCCACGGCATCTCGAATGCGTTCTTCCTTTATGTTCGCGACCCTGATGGACACCGCCTCGAGCTCTACACCAGCGATTACTTCACGGGGGATCACGACCACGAGCCGCTGCGCTGGTCGCTGCGCGATCCGCGCCGCCAGACGCTGTGGGGCGCGCCGGCGCCGCGCTCCTGGTTCGAGCAGGGCTCGCCATTCAGCGGGCAGGCCGTGCGCGAGCCGAAATTCGTGGCCGACGTGCTGGTGGCGGATTAATCATGAAGCTCCCTCGCCTCGCCACCTATTCGGTCAAGGGTAATATCCGCTACGGCGCCGTCCTCGAAGGCGGCATCGTTGACCTCTCCGCGCGCTATGCAAAAGACTATCCAACGCTGCGCGAGGTGATCGCCGCCGGAAAGCTGGTAAGCCTCGCCAAAGAGGCTGCCGGCCGCAC
This genomic stretch from Bradyrhizobium sp. CCGB12 harbors:
- the hpaH gene encoding 2-oxo-hept-4-ene-1,7-dioate hydratase translates to MALSNDDIQACARRLHQAEKTRTQIRQLSQDFPEITIADAYAIQKAWVDVKIAEGRIVKGHKIGLTSKAMQSALKIDEPDSGVLLDDMFFADGGLVPTERFIATRVEAELAFVMRTRLAGPDCTLFDVLNATDFVVPALEILDTRIERVDPKTKATRKIYDTIADNAANAGIVLGGRPIRPLDADLRWIGALCFKNGQLEETGLAAGVLNHPATAVAWLANKIAPLGLALEPGQIVLAGSFIRPIETRKGDTIQADYGAYGSVSCYFA
- the hpaD gene encoding 3,4-dihydroxyphenylacetate 2,3-dioxygenase translates to MPVPQHIFEPPFNIIRSSHVVLDVTDLKLSREFYETTVGLHVEDADDNAVYLRAAEEHQHHSLVLRKAAAPACNRLGFKVGNDKDLDKAAAFLSENGLGYAFVDQPFQGRTLQFTDPFGFQIELYAAMDRRPHLLRRYDLYRGCHPQRLDHFNVFAAEVQDTVEFYARLGFRLTEYAEEDGPNGRIAAAWMHRKGNVHDFAITNGKGPRLHHFAYWTPTAMNIIHLCDVMASQGFVKNIERGPGRHGISNAFFLYVRDPDGHRLELYTSDYFTGDHDHEPLRWSLRDPRRQTLWGAPAPRSWFEQGSPFSGQAVREPKFVADVLVAD
- a CDS encoding malate/lactate/ureidoglycolate dehydrogenase — protein: MVTIQVQRLIDFVTEVFTHVQSSPEEARRIATYLTTANLTGHDSHGVIRVPVYIRWQKTGSVVPNQNAEVVLDTPSLAVVDGKFGYGQTVTPQAVRIGIDKCKKAGLAAVALRNAGHIGRVGDWAEMAAAEGLISVHFVNAAGSLLVAPFGGVEKRLSTAPYCVGIPREGQDPIVLDFATSVVAEGKVLVASRGGKKLPKGALVDSDGTLSEDPVVLYGPYTQDGPRDHTKGIGAIRAFGEHKGSGLAFMCELLGGALTGTGATSGGRRFANGMLAFYVDPKVVDTSNLFDGEVSRYVDFIRATKPMAGVDQVLIPGDPERKTRAERTRNGIPLPDDTWAAIVSTAREVGVSEVSIQSATA
- a CDS encoding aldolase/citrate lyase family protein codes for the protein MANKVKEIWKSGKAVVNAWLAIPSGFSAEMVAQCGFDSVTVDMQHGVQDYLSMVQCFQAMDKHPVTPMVRVPWNEPGIIGKVLDGGAYGVICPMVNTPQEARNLVSYSKYPPKGVRSNGPIRAGMYGTAGSYQKTANDDIVLLPMMETRTAVENMEAIFDVEGIDGVYIGPSDLGFSYGLEPKLDRSEPEILAIYEKIIKECGKRGLNPGIHCSGAEGAARAINMGFKLVTLSNEVGMMTTYAKMQVNATRKDSGGKA
- the hpaR gene encoding homoprotocatechuate degradation operon regulator HpaR, which produces MVKRPADPANGGGPAARQVPMRDFSRSLPMSLLRAREAVMRQFRPSLREHGLTEQQWRILRALAAIEAVEVTELARTAFLLGPSLSRILRDLEARNLIERKTAKADQRRSMVSISKEGVKLMASVAPTSEAIYAEITQRFGARKLAELQEMLGELEHSLASLGAGEEASPEE
- a CDS encoding 5-carboxymethyl-2-hydroxymuconate Delta-isomerase, whose protein sequence is MPHFTIEYSANLDGRLDMKLVCEVVRKAAVETGIFPLGGIRVRAVRCEHYAIADNRQDYSFLDMVLRIGEGRDLPTRQKAGEHVFQALSKHLDPVFAASKFALSFDMQINDKDTSWKRNNIHDALKVEAAHG
- a CDS encoding UxaA family hydrolase, translating into MTISPVIRLHSDDGVLIARASLPSGTVVADGVTTVERIPSGHKVAIKPIAVGEPIKRYGQIIGFATVPIAPGQHVHVQNCGMGDFSKDYAYCADVKPTPNFDLPATFEGIRRPDGRVATRNYIGILTSVNCSAHVASLVADVFKKNPFTGDNPLADFPNVDGVVALTHKTGCGMTQNEPLALLRRTLGGYARHVNFSHVIVLGLGCEVNQIGGLMEEQKLAGRLRAMDIQEVGGTRKTVEAGIAFVREALADANKVKRETVPASELTVALQCGGSDGYSGVSANPALGAASDLIVRHGGTVILSETPETYGAEHLLTRRAVSREVGEKLVDLMRWWDEYTEREGAEMNANPSPGNKAGGLTTILEKSLGAMAKAGTTNLVEVLRYAEPITKKGFVFMDTPGYDPVAATGQVAGGANLVCFTTGRGSVFGCKPAPSIKLATNTPMYKRMEEDMDVNCGTILEGEESVEQCGQRIFELILKTASGQPTKSESFDFGGAEFAPWVLGATM
- the hpaE gene encoding 5-carboxymethyl-2-hydroxymuconate semialdehyde dehydrogenase, with the translated sequence MDKPTPKADVFQANRDRAAPLLKTLRADGIGHMIDGKIVPSISGEIFETKSPIDGAVLASVARGNAEDIDAAATAASLAFRSWRDMGPAMRRKLLHRVADAIEDNADDIAVLECIDTGQAYRFMAKAAIRAAENFRFFADKCAEARDGLNTPSDEHWNVSTRVPIGPVGVITPWNTPFMLSTWKIAPALAAGCTVVHKPAEWSPVTASVLAKLVKEAGVPDGVLNTVHGFGEEAGKALTEHPAIKAIGFVGESATGSAIMIQGAPTLKRVHFELGGKNPVIVFDDADLDRALDAVVFMIYSLNGERCTSSSRLLIQQNIAEKFVEKLTARVKALKVGHPLDPATEIGPLIHERHLAKVCSYFDIARQDGATIAVGGKAYDGPGGGHYVEPTLVTGAHGKMRVAQEEVFGPFLTVLPFRDEADAIEIANDIRYGLTGYVWTNDMGRGLRVADALEAGMIWLNSENVRHLPTPFGGMKASGIGRDGGDYSFDFYMETKHVSLARGTHKIQKLGI